Proteins from a genomic interval of Nasonia vitripennis strain AsymCx chromosome 3, Nvit_psr_1.1, whole genome shotgun sequence:
- the LOC100679236 gene encoding ras-associated and pleckstrin homology domains-containing protein 1 isoform X2 produces MNPQDYPGSPEAPASGFPAAPPPPPPPPAPGQVPALRISTASELGPRRPAALNAGGQDPYEPPAAIQNAMMTKDKKPFTYTPGMGGKLDLSQIRSPRMARRVAKNANDEGIEGPPKSSLAQEPRSPGTPNPQMYSCPQVAVPVFPQGMPQQPAVNPRNSTLARSPPVIERVQSEQPAPRPLVKVETKIQPVANSPDTPTPPTSPTQVTLAKAPTPWMQKQAKQQEELPEWAKRSSLNRQDSSSSGQSDSPQQQPAQLPRQIVVVSSPRQPAQPQYQQQTRPVRQESERAVPVRIEDRPSVFAAMNEPGHHQLMNTTPHHQSRWGNPVGMSAAPPAVQQNQGGAYIVPIQVDGQQQYQNSLSSPTNANHNPMQYQPNRNVQRVQVQPVYNQQPEPGPVQSKSFKVLQKITDTDPDQIDGEQLRKLQLTEDDRFLMNKFKEQDEVPIPVQHIPASQQQVQEPKKYMGGAIPSRSFRILQAMTAPESIGPDVTDY; encoded by the exons GATTCCCGGCAGCGCCACCcccgccgccaccgccaccgGCGCCTGGTCAAGTGCCAGCCCTCAGGATCAGCACTGCGTCAGAG CTCGGTCCCCGGAGGCCGGCCGCACTGAACGCCGGAGGCCAGGACCCGTATGAGCCGCCGGCGGCCATACAGAACGCCATGATGACCAAGGACAAGAAGCCCTTCACCTACACGCCGGGTATGGGCGGCAAGCTCGACCTCTCGCAGATCCGCAGCCCGCGGATGGCCCGCCGCGTCGCCAAGAACGCCAACGACGAGGGCATCGAGGGCCCGCCCAAGTCCTCGCTCGCCCAGGAGCCCAGGAGCCCGGGCACGCCCAACCCCCAGATGTACTCCTGCCCCCAGGTCGCGGTCCCGGTCTTCCCTCAGGGCATGCCGCAGCAGCCGGCTGTCAACCCGAGGAACAGCACCTTGGCCCGTTCGCCGCCGG TCATAGAGCGAGTGCAGAGCGAGCAGCCAGCCCCGCGACCGCTCGTCAAGGTCGAGACCAAAATCCAGCCCGTGGCCAACTCCCCGGACACCCCGACGCCGCCTACGTCGCCCACGCAGGTGACCCTGGCGAAGGCACCGACGCCCTGGATGCAGAAACAGGCGAAGCAGCAGGAGGAGCTGCCCGAGTGGGCCAAGAGGTCGAGCCTCAACCGGCAGGACTCGTCCTCCTCCGGACAGTCCGACAGTccccagcagcagccggcTCAGCTGCCCAGACAAATAGTCGTTGTCAGTTCGCCCAGGCAGCCGGCGCAACCCCAGTACCAACAGCAGACGAGACCCGTTCGCCAGGAGAGCGAACGAGCCGTACCGGTTCGC ATCGAGGACAGGCCGTCGGTCTTCGCGGCCATGAACGAACCCGGTCACCATCAGCTGATGAACACGACTCCCCACCACCAGTCGCGCTGGGGCAATCCTGTGGGTATGAGCGCAGCCCCGCCAGCCGTGCAACAGAACCAAGGTGGAGCTTACATAGTGCCGATTCAGGTCGACGGGCAGCAGCAGTACCAGAACAGCCTCTCGTCGCCCACCAATGCCAATCACAACCCGATGCAATATCAGCCAAACAG AAACGTACAGCGAGTCCAAGTGCAGCCGGTCTACAACCAGCAACCCGAACCAGGACCAGTGCAGTCCAAGTCTTTCAAAGTCTTGCAGAAGATCACCGACACAGACCCCGATCAGATCGACGGGGAACAGCTGCGCAAGCTTCAGCTCACCGAAGACGACAGATTCCTCATGAACAAATTCAAAGAGCAAG ACGAGGTGCCTATACCAGTTCAACACATCCCGGCGAGTCAACAGCAGGTGCAAGAGCCGAAGAAGTACATGGGTGGTGCTATACCATCCAGGTCGTTCAGGATACTCCAGGCGATGACAGCTCCCGAGAGCATCG
- the LOC100679236 gene encoding ras-associated and pleckstrin homology domains-containing protein 1 isoform X1, whose product MNPQDYPGSPEAPASGFPAAPPPPPPPPAPGQVPALRISTASELGPRRPAALNAGGQDPYEPPAAIQNAMMTKDKKPFTYTPGMGGKLDLSQIRSPRMARRVAKNANDEGIEGPPKSSLAQEPRSPGTPNPQMYSCPQVAVPVFPQGMPQQPAVNPRNSTLARSPPVIERVQSEQPAPRPLVKVETKIQPVANSPDTPTPPTSPTQVTLAKAPTPWMQKQAKQQEELPEWAKRSSLNRQDSSSSGQSDSPQQQPAQLPRQIVVVSSPRQPAQPQYQQQTRPVRQESERAVPVRIEDRPSVFAAMNEPGHHQLMNTTPHHQSRWGNPVGMSAAPPAVQQNQGGAYIVPIQVDGQQQYQNSLSSPTNANHNPMQYQPNRNVQRVQVQPVYNQQPEPGPVQSKSFKVLQKITDTDPDQIDGEQLRKLQLTEDDRFLMNKFKEQVDGDGTYLHKEEDPRYRGAAIPSRAFRYLQNMTDSGDGSNVNSTPRPVNSAVRKQQNRNSNSFDEVPIPVQHIPASQQQVQEPKKYMGGAIPSRSFRILQAMTAPESIGPDVTDY is encoded by the exons GATTCCCGGCAGCGCCACCcccgccgccaccgccaccgGCGCCTGGTCAAGTGCCAGCCCTCAGGATCAGCACTGCGTCAGAG CTCGGTCCCCGGAGGCCGGCCGCACTGAACGCCGGAGGCCAGGACCCGTATGAGCCGCCGGCGGCCATACAGAACGCCATGATGACCAAGGACAAGAAGCCCTTCACCTACACGCCGGGTATGGGCGGCAAGCTCGACCTCTCGCAGATCCGCAGCCCGCGGATGGCCCGCCGCGTCGCCAAGAACGCCAACGACGAGGGCATCGAGGGCCCGCCCAAGTCCTCGCTCGCCCAGGAGCCCAGGAGCCCGGGCACGCCCAACCCCCAGATGTACTCCTGCCCCCAGGTCGCGGTCCCGGTCTTCCCTCAGGGCATGCCGCAGCAGCCGGCTGTCAACCCGAGGAACAGCACCTTGGCCCGTTCGCCGCCGG TCATAGAGCGAGTGCAGAGCGAGCAGCCAGCCCCGCGACCGCTCGTCAAGGTCGAGACCAAAATCCAGCCCGTGGCCAACTCCCCGGACACCCCGACGCCGCCTACGTCGCCCACGCAGGTGACCCTGGCGAAGGCACCGACGCCCTGGATGCAGAAACAGGCGAAGCAGCAGGAGGAGCTGCCCGAGTGGGCCAAGAGGTCGAGCCTCAACCGGCAGGACTCGTCCTCCTCCGGACAGTCCGACAGTccccagcagcagccggcTCAGCTGCCCAGACAAATAGTCGTTGTCAGTTCGCCCAGGCAGCCGGCGCAACCCCAGTACCAACAGCAGACGAGACCCGTTCGCCAGGAGAGCGAACGAGCCGTACCGGTTCGC ATCGAGGACAGGCCGTCGGTCTTCGCGGCCATGAACGAACCCGGTCACCATCAGCTGATGAACACGACTCCCCACCACCAGTCGCGCTGGGGCAATCCTGTGGGTATGAGCGCAGCCCCGCCAGCCGTGCAACAGAACCAAGGTGGAGCTTACATAGTGCCGATTCAGGTCGACGGGCAGCAGCAGTACCAGAACAGCCTCTCGTCGCCCACCAATGCCAATCACAACCCGATGCAATATCAGCCAAACAG AAACGTACAGCGAGTCCAAGTGCAGCCGGTCTACAACCAGCAACCCGAACCAGGACCAGTGCAGTCCAAGTCTTTCAAAGTCTTGCAGAAGATCACCGACACAGACCCCGATCAGATCGACGGGGAACAGCTGCGCAAGCTTCAGCTCACCGAAGACGACAGATTCCTCATGAACAAATTCAAAGAGCAAG TTGATGGAGACGGGACGTACCTGCACAAAGAAGAGGATCCCAGATATCGCGGAGCAGCTATCCCCTCGCGAGCCTTCCGCTATTTGCAAAACATGACAGATTCTGGTGATGGGTCCAACGTTAATTCGA CACCCAGACCAGTAAACTCGGCTGTCAGGAAGCAGCAAAATCGAAACTCGAATTCATTCG ACGAGGTGCCTATACCAGTTCAACACATCCCGGCGAGTCAACAGCAGGTGCAAGAGCCGAAGAAGTACATGGGTGGTGCTATACCATCCAGGTCGTTCAGGATACTCCAGGCGATGACAGCTCCCGAGAGCATCG
- the LOC100679236 gene encoding pollen-specific leucine-rich repeat extensin-like protein 1 isoform X3 — translation MMTKDKKPFTYTPGMGGKLDLSQIRSPRMARRVAKNANDEGIEGPPKSSLAQEPRSPGTPNPQMYSCPQVAVPVFPQGMPQQPAVNPRNSTLARSPPVIERVQSEQPAPRPLVKVETKIQPVANSPDTPTPPTSPTQVTLAKAPTPWMQKQAKQQEELPEWAKRSSLNRQDSSSSGQSDSPQQQPAQLPRQIVVVSSPRQPAQPQYQQQTRPVRQESERAVPVRIEDRPSVFAAMNEPGHHQLMNTTPHHQSRWGNPVGMSAAPPAVQQNQGGAYIVPIQVDGQQQYQNSLSSPTNANHNPMQYQPNRNVQRVQVQPVYNQQPEPGPVQSKSFKVLQKITDTDPDQIDGEQLRKLQLTEDDRFLMNKFKEQVDGDGTYLHKEEDPRYRGAAIPSRAFRYLQNMTDSGDGSNVNSTPRPVNSAVRKQQNRNSNSFDEVPIPVQHIPASQQQVQEPKKYMGGAIPSRSFRILQAMTAPESIGPDVTDY, via the exons ATGATGACCAAGGACAAGAAGCCCTTCACCTACACGCCGGGTATGGGCGGCAAGCTCGACCTCTCGCAGATCCGCAGCCCGCGGATGGCCCGCCGCGTCGCCAAGAACGCCAACGACGAGGGCATCGAGGGCCCGCCCAAGTCCTCGCTCGCCCAGGAGCCCAGGAGCCCGGGCACGCCCAACCCCCAGATGTACTCCTGCCCCCAGGTCGCGGTCCCGGTCTTCCCTCAGGGCATGCCGCAGCAGCCGGCTGTCAACCCGAGGAACAGCACCTTGGCCCGTTCGCCGCCGG TCATAGAGCGAGTGCAGAGCGAGCAGCCAGCCCCGCGACCGCTCGTCAAGGTCGAGACCAAAATCCAGCCCGTGGCCAACTCCCCGGACACCCCGACGCCGCCTACGTCGCCCACGCAGGTGACCCTGGCGAAGGCACCGACGCCCTGGATGCAGAAACAGGCGAAGCAGCAGGAGGAGCTGCCCGAGTGGGCCAAGAGGTCGAGCCTCAACCGGCAGGACTCGTCCTCCTCCGGACAGTCCGACAGTccccagcagcagccggcTCAGCTGCCCAGACAAATAGTCGTTGTCAGTTCGCCCAGGCAGCCGGCGCAACCCCAGTACCAACAGCAGACGAGACCCGTTCGCCAGGAGAGCGAACGAGCCGTACCGGTTCGC ATCGAGGACAGGCCGTCGGTCTTCGCGGCCATGAACGAACCCGGTCACCATCAGCTGATGAACACGACTCCCCACCACCAGTCGCGCTGGGGCAATCCTGTGGGTATGAGCGCAGCCCCGCCAGCCGTGCAACAGAACCAAGGTGGAGCTTACATAGTGCCGATTCAGGTCGACGGGCAGCAGCAGTACCAGAACAGCCTCTCGTCGCCCACCAATGCCAATCACAACCCGATGCAATATCAGCCAAACAG AAACGTACAGCGAGTCCAAGTGCAGCCGGTCTACAACCAGCAACCCGAACCAGGACCAGTGCAGTCCAAGTCTTTCAAAGTCTTGCAGAAGATCACCGACACAGACCCCGATCAGATCGACGGGGAACAGCTGCGCAAGCTTCAGCTCACCGAAGACGACAGATTCCTCATGAACAAATTCAAAGAGCAAG TTGATGGAGACGGGACGTACCTGCACAAAGAAGAGGATCCCAGATATCGCGGAGCAGCTATCCCCTCGCGAGCCTTCCGCTATTTGCAAAACATGACAGATTCTGGTGATGGGTCCAACGTTAATTCGA CACCCAGACCAGTAAACTCGGCTGTCAGGAAGCAGCAAAATCGAAACTCGAATTCATTCG ACGAGGTGCCTATACCAGTTCAACACATCCCGGCGAGTCAACAGCAGGTGCAAGAGCCGAAGAAGTACATGGGTGGTGCTATACCATCCAGGTCGTTCAGGATACTCCAGGCGATGACAGCTCCCGAGAGCATCG